GACTGCGACCGTGGCTCCTCGCGGTGCCTGGTGGGGTGTGACGGGTGCACGCCCTTCGGGCTGGCACGGCTGACTCCCCTGGGCGCGCTGGACACCTCCTTTGGCCACGGAGGCTTCGTGGCCACGGCGCTGGGTCAGGACGCAGAGGTGCGTGCCCTGCGGCTCCAGCAGGATGGAAGGGTCATCGCGGCGGGCGTGGCGAGGACAGCCGAGCGGCGTCTGCTCTTCGTCGCGCGCTTCCTCGCGGACGGCACGCTGGATCCAGGCTTTCATGGGACCGGCGTGCACGCACTGGAGTGGAACCCGACCGGGCGGGACTGGGTGGACGTGAGCGTTCTGTCCGGTGGGGAGCCCGTCGTCGTCGTCGAGCACGAGGGAGACTTCCGGCTGGTGCGTTTCACCTCCGCGGGGGAACTGGACGCCTCCTTCGGCACGGGAGGCATCGTCACGACCGATTTCCTGGGCGGGGTGGACGAGCCCTCCGTGTTGGTGCCGTTGGCCGGGGACCGCCTGCTGGTGGGGGGCACCCGCTGGGCGGATGGGGGAGGCTCTCGAAGCGCCGTGCTCGCCCGCTACCAGCCGGACGGGACGCTGGATGCGATGTTTGGCTCCGGCGGGCGCTCGGTGGTGGGCCCCGGGGGGGTCTGGGCTCTGCATCTCCTTCCGGACGGCCACCTCTTCGTCCTGCTGCGTGAGGGCTCTGGGTTCGAGGAGTCCCTCGTGCTCGGCCGCATCCTGCCGTGAGGGGCGGAGCTGGCGCTGAGGAGCAGGGCAACCCAGCAGTGGTGCGCTCGTCTCCGAGCAATTCGCGAAGGCGTTCCGCGCCGAGGGATTGACGGGCCACCCTGACTTCCGACCAGTCGAGGTGGTCCGGGTTCGCGGCCGACGGCGTTCTCCCCTCGCCTCTTCTCCTCCACCCTATTTCCATGTCACTCCTGTCTTTGTCACTCCTGTCTATGGGCGGGGCGGCGGGGCTGCTTCGTGAGCGACCGGGGTCTGCAAGTACCGGGCGAAGTCCCGGCCTTGTTCATGGGTTCGATTCCCGCCGCCACCACGTCAGAGGCACGCGAGCGGAGGCCGTGTCACGAGTCCTTTCGCCGAGAGGCGTGGGCCCCGCCGTCCAGCATCTCGGAGAGGGTCGTGGCCTGGAGGACCCGGTCGAACCAGCTGTCGAGCGTGTCCATGTCCGTGCAGTCGAGGATGCGCTGCCGGGCTGCTTCCTCCACGTGAATCCCCCGGAGGGCCAGAATCCGCAGGAGGGGCTCGGCACGTCCCCGTGCCAGACCCTCTTCCCTGCCTCGCACCAGCCCCTGCTGACGTCCCTGCTCAAGGAGTTCCTCGCCATAGCTCCGCATCAACTCCTCCGCGCGTTGCTCATCCAGCACTGAATGTAGCACCTGCCCCGTGGCGTCATGGACAGCCTTGTCCCCGGTCCACAGCAGGTAGCGGATGACCACCCTCAGGTGTTCGGTGCCCTCTGGAGCCGCCTGCACCTGAGCGAAGAGGCCCACCCACTCCGGCAGCTTGTGCGCCAGTTCCCCCGTCCGCCCGTAGCGCAGCACCAACCACGCCAGCCGAGCCAGTGGAGGCCCGGGTCGTGCTTTCAACGCCTCTTCCCGCTCTGCCGTCAGGTCATCGAGCAGGTACTCGAAGCGCGGCACCCACGCTCGCCATTGCTTCCGCTCCTCCTCGCTCTCCCCTGGCAGCTCGAACAGGTCCTCCACCCGCCGCGGCACGCTCCAGGCCCCCTCCGGCCC
Above is a window of Cystobacter fuscus DNA encoding:
- a CDS encoding Rpn family recombination-promoting nuclease/putative transposase, producing the protein MRPRLTPGHVTKGRRRGHARPVGSRRGAPGARYTFGRPERAEAELRAVLPARLFSAVDWSSLRLEPGSVVDPELRETESDLLFTARLRTGRPLLLYVLLEHQSTVDRWMALRMLRYVVRQVERWRQEHPEHSLLPVILPLVMYHGPEGAWSVPRRVEDLFELPGESEEERKQWRAWVPRFEYLLDDLTAEREEALKARPGPPLARLAWLVLRYGRTGELAHKLPEWVGLFAQVQAAPEGTEHLRVVIRYLLWTGDKAVHDATGQVLHSVLDEQRAEELMRSYGEELLEQGRQQGLVRGREEGLARGRAEPLLRILALRGIHVEEAARQRILDCTDMDTLDSWFDRVLQATTLSEMLDGGAHASRRKDS